In one window of Thermoproteales archaeon DNA:
- a CDS encoding carbohydrate ABC transporter permease, with product MNKISKKMLEKAVVYIILILGSVIMIFPFIWTVSTSFKNQYEVFNFPPKLIPEHPTIENYVQALTIVPIGRWFINSFIVASATTIFVIVVASLAGYVFGRKNFRGKDILLYMFLMTLMIPSMVTIIPNFLLIKNIGLMDTYLGLILPYTSWNLALSIYILKDFFSAIPQALEDAARIDGCSELQIFLKIMLPLAKPGIATIGIFTFLYGWDEFTWALTVTSSASMRTLPIGLALFHGEYLTMWTLLTAGLVIATIPPIVVFLLFQKYFIPNLMAGSVKM from the coding sequence ATGAATAAAATAAGCAAAAAAATGTTGGAAAAAGCAGTAGTTTACATTATCCTAATTTTAGGATCAGTGATTATGATTTTCCCTTTTATATGGACTGTTTCCACTTCTTTCAAAAATCAATACGAAGTTTTTAATTTTCCCCCAAAATTAATACCCGAACATCCTACAATAGAAAATTACGTTCAGGCATTAACGATAGTACCTATAGGAAGATGGTTTATAAACAGTTTTATAGTTGCGTCAGCTACGACTATATTCGTGATCGTGGTAGCTTCTCTAGCTGGATATGTTTTCGGTCGTAAAAACTTCCGTGGCAAGGACATTCTTCTTTACATGTTTTTAATGACATTGATGATACCTAGCATGGTTACCATTATTCCAAATTTTCTCCTTATAAAAAACATAGGTTTAATGGATACATACCTAGGATTAATACTTCCATACACGAGCTGGAATTTAGCCTTATCAATATACATACTTAAAGACTTTTTTAGCGCAATTCCGCAAGCGCTAGAGGATGCAGCGCGAATAGACGGATGTTCCGAGCTACAAATTTTCCTAAAAATAATGCTACCCTTGGCAAAGCCAGGCATCGCAACCATAGGAATTTTCACATTCCTTTATGGATGGGATGAATTCACATGGGCACTGACGGTAACATCTTCCGCGTCTATGCGAACATTACCAATAGGATTGGCTCTATTCCATGGAGAATATTTAACAATGTGGACGTTGCTTACTGCAGGGCTGGTGATAGCTACAATCCCTCCTATAGTGGTGTTTCTGCTTTTTCAGAAATATTTCATACCTAACCTAATGGCAGGCTCCGTAAAAATGTAA
- a CDS encoding sugar ABC transporter permease, with product MNKSTILFLLPAVILYVIFEIFPLFFTLYLSFCEWNVLGDISFIGIKNYLKMLSDPVFVIALKNTLIYTSVTVPVQIIFGLFIAIMLNQKIRGKATFRTIYYLPVITSWTVVSLIWKWIYDPVYGILNFVLIKMGVIQESIRWLQDPTTALFAVMIVTIWKGIGWNMVIFLAGLQTIPLDLYDAALVDGASKIQRFRYITIPLLKPVIITVTILLTIGALNAFVQIYILTAGGPLHATEVVNTYLYKNAFGYLNFGYSSAMAVFLLAMTLSITVLQRKFFGSGKYE from the coding sequence ATGAACAAATCAACTATACTTTTTTTACTTCCCGCTGTAATCCTATACGTTATTTTTGAAATATTTCCTTTATTCTTTACACTATATCTAAGTTTCTGCGAATGGAACGTTCTCGGCGATATCTCTTTTATAGGAATAAAGAATTACCTAAAAATGCTCTCAGACCCCGTGTTTGTAATCGCTTTAAAAAACACTCTCATTTATACTTCGGTTACAGTTCCTGTTCAGATAATATTTGGACTTTTTATAGCCATAATGCTAAATCAGAAAATTAGAGGCAAAGCAACTTTCAGAACAATATATTACCTACCCGTAATTACGTCTTGGACTGTCGTTTCGCTTATTTGGAAATGGATATACGATCCTGTTTATGGTATATTAAATTTCGTTCTTATTAAGATGGGGGTAATCCAAGAATCTATTAGATGGCTGCAAGACCCGACAACCGCTCTTTTTGCGGTAATGATCGTAACAATTTGGAAAGGAATAGGATGGAATATGGTGATCTTTCTAGCAGGACTACAAACTATACCTTTAGATTTATACGATGCGGCTCTCGTAGATGGTGCCAGCAAAATACAAAGATTTAGATATATAACCATCCCCTTGTTAAAACCGGTAATTATTACGGTAACTATACTATTGACTATAGGCGCTTTAAACGCGTTTGTTCAAATATACATATTAACTGCTGGAGGGCCTCTGCATGCTACAGAAGTTGTTAACACTTACCTTTACAAAAACGCGTTCGGATATCTAAATTTCGGATATTCGTCTGCGATGGCAGTATTTCTTCTGGCAATGACTTTAAGCATAACGGTTCTTCAAAGAAAATTTTTTGGAAGTGGAAAATATGAATAA
- a CDS encoding extracellular solute-binding protein encodes MSALPPKYKHILMALILIIIILAGGILYLLFMPKYQPEEKTVLKYWTAYNPVELEKAKSLIEEFMKENPDIVVEIEAIPYNALHDKLITFMAAGTAPDVVRMDIIWVPEFASMGALLELDDYIKRDGINLDNFFPGPLETCKWNGKYYGLPLDTNTRVLFYRKDLFEEAGIDHPPRTWEELVEIAAKLTKDNDNDGKIDQYGLAIGGAWPWHFFPFLWQNGGDLLTDDMKQCRLSDDAGVEALQFMVDLIYKYKVAEYGSDVWRGFALGRYAMMIMGPWGKPLIESVDKQVAEEKTGVAVLFKGKYSASIVGGEDVVIFKQSKNPEAAWKLVKFLISEKYQLGMFEVGQMPVLRSLKEKLSTDPYYKVFMEQLETARARTPHPDFAQMKEIIHREVEAALLGLKTPEEALEAACEEINKLLGG; translated from the coding sequence ATGAGCGCACTACCGCCAAAATACAAGCATATTCTAATGGCGCTTATCCTAATCATAATTATTCTCGCCGGAGGCATCCTATATCTGCTCTTTATGCCAAAATATCAACCAGAAGAAAAAACAGTATTAAAGTATTGGACAGCTTACAATCCAGTAGAATTAGAAAAAGCAAAGAGCCTTATAGAAGAATTTATGAAAGAAAATCCCGATATCGTAGTGGAAATAGAGGCAATCCCCTATAATGCTCTACACGACAAGCTCATTACTTTTATGGCTGCTGGAACAGCGCCAGACGTAGTGAGGATGGATATCATATGGGTTCCCGAATTTGCTAGCATGGGAGCATTGCTCGAATTAGATGATTATATAAAACGAGATGGTATAAACTTAGATAATTTCTTCCCTGGGCCTCTAGAGACGTGTAAATGGAATGGTAAATATTATGGTTTACCGCTGGATACGAATACGAGAGTTCTCTTCTATAGGAAGGATTTATTTGAAGAAGCGGGCATTGACCACCCGCCTAGAACGTGGGAAGAACTAGTGGAAATAGCTGCAAAACTAACCAAAGATAATGATAACGATGGTAAAATAGATCAATACGGGCTCGCTATAGGAGGTGCGTGGCCCTGGCATTTCTTCCCATTTTTATGGCAAAATGGAGGAGATTTGTTAACCGACGACATGAAGCAATGCCGACTTAGCGATGATGCGGGTGTGGAAGCGCTACAATTTATGGTTGATTTGATTTACAAATACAAAGTCGCAGAATACGGTAGCGATGTATGGAGAGGTTTTGCGCTTGGAAGATATGCTATGATGATAATGGGGCCATGGGGTAAACCGTTGATAGAAAGTGTTGATAAACAAGTAGCAGAGGAAAAGACGGGAGTAGCTGTCTTATTTAAAGGAAAATACTCTGCTTCGATAGTTGGCGGGGAAGATGTAGTTATATTTAAGCAGTCTAAAAATCCGGAAGCTGCGTGGAAGCTGGTGAAATTCCTAATTAGCGAAAAGTATCAGTTAGGAATGTTTGAAGTAGGTCAAATGCCCGTTCTAAGGTCTTTAAAAGAAAAACTATCGACCGATCCATATTATAAAGTATTTATGGAGCAATTGGAGACTGCTCGAGCAAGAACTCCTCATCCTGATTTTGCTCAAATGAAAGAAATTATCCACAGAGAAGTAGAAGCTGCTTTGTTAGGATTAAAAACTCCTGAAGAAGCTCTTGAAGCAGCTTGTGAAGAAATAAATAAATTGCTGGGAGGCTAA
- a CDS encoding TrmB family transcriptional regulator: MIEKENLYDFLESLGLTKLEAKVYLTLLIKGEMSVTDLAKELNMHFSQLYNVLSALELKGVVEVQEGRPKVYKAVDISYVANRRIAEIKAKAKRAKAVLDKMRRVSSIRRPSIWITMGVRNIIRNLIDLVKNARYEVLLVIHRKYVENIRSSLISARRKSIQTYLVVYPSDNLKDLKEKFGPVKRVAIFETYPFAVMGIADSSRAVISYSYPDVLPSEKVYGIVFDEPLMPLFLTEDFYQIWIRSKPIVDAKISLPASFTSQRLALVELKKLLKKNGKIRIYVEGLYVQSRRPFKGYGFVTDIVEDTYQRSIIIKADSGEEISIGGPYSIIEDVEAQLIKIIKVD; this comes from the coding sequence ATGATAGAAAAAGAAAACCTATACGACTTTTTAGAAAGCCTTGGCCTTACAAAACTTGAAGCAAAAGTATATTTAACATTATTAATTAAAGGTGAAATGAGCGTTACAGATCTTGCGAAGGAGTTAAACATGCATTTTTCTCAGCTGTATAATGTTTTATCTGCTTTAGAATTAAAGGGAGTAGTCGAAGTTCAAGAAGGCAGGCCTAAAGTATATAAAGCCGTTGATATCTCCTACGTTGCCAATAGACGTATAGCTGAGATTAAGGCAAAAGCAAAAAGGGCAAAAGCTGTTTTAGATAAAATGCGTAGAGTCTCTAGTATTCGTAGACCTTCTATCTGGATTACGATGGGTGTTCGTAATATTATAAGAAATCTTATAGATCTTGTTAAAAATGCAAGATATGAGGTTCTTCTTGTTATACATAGAAAATATGTTGAAAATATAAGATCGTCCCTTATTTCTGCCAGGAGAAAAAGCATACAAACGTATCTAGTTGTTTACCCAAGCGATAATTTAAAAGATTTGAAAGAAAAGTTTGGTCCCGTTAAGAGAGTTGCTATTTTTGAAACTTATCCTTTTGCGGTAATGGGCATAGCTGACAGTAGTAGAGCCGTGATTTCATACAGCTACCCTGATGTTTTACCTTCCGAGAAAGTATATGGAATAGTTTTTGATGAGCCGCTTATGCCGTTATTTCTTACGGAAGATTTCTATCAGATATGGATTAGATCGAAACCTATTGTAGATGCTAAAATTTCGCTTCCGGCTTCTTTCACTTCACAAAGATTGGCTTTAGTGGAGCTGAAGAAGCTACTCAAGAAAAATGGGAAAATCAGGATATATGTGGAGGGATTATATGTTCAAAGTAGGCGACCTTTTAAGGGATATGGCTTTGTAACAGATATTGTAGAAGATACTTATCAAAGAAGTATTATAATAAAAGCTGATTCAGGCGAGGAGATAAGCATTGGTGGACCGTATTCTATCATAGAAGATGTCGAAGCCCAGCTTATAAAGATAATTAAAGTCGATTAA
- a CDS encoding helix-turn-helix domain-containing protein — MIDRIFRAYDIRGVYGKELTGEIARKIGYAAGLLIKEKDVIMGRDARDSSPLLAQAFADGITKAGKNLIDAGMNPNPLVYFLCWYKHKPGVYITASVDGSEYTLIKDIRKNQIFLVKVGDFIQKYINKKRSLKNFAVLSFNPENGKVSFKSIKNVFIHEINEPLYELKLKHGKSVKVTASHSVYVFRNNKLVCVPTSDLKVGDLVATADIIPNVVKVPRISLAKELWPYRNELRTIILSGPDIIKIRMKRLLSKRKNRIMLSEKGRRLLIKIRKEKGLSRSKAAKLIGISPVTIQRIELGRTRKFVREDYIRKYVQGLGLDADEFLKKFSLKEKRLKSRWIDGRTLSTIKLKNLTKEEIKEIKDCKLHGKGYPQNSIPNIIGLTPELMRLIGYYIAEGNLECKDKVCFTLGRGGHEKFIADDIIFCSEKCFNIKPKIYEIKGNRIKIVIDNVIVFGFFSKILKFENKNSSTKRLPEFVYTLPPELKINLLKGIFLGDGTIFRGSSHGIKFSTTSKELAVGISYLLMQLGVLHSFGRELNKRKNRRPIYNISILRKEELKKIEDVWKDHWNSKSLSLIYKIRKKGYLKIGDLILLPIKEIKKVEPSSNYVYDFSVEGETFIAGIGGVCCHNSHNPPQYNGFKFIRSDGTSFIEEYKKLKKYVKEEFTCSGEFGIVTHENPLPLYKEKISEVLDIKGEVKLVAETYGGVVNVALPEVFKIADIKYEVLHSQIRGDFYGLRPEPKGENLIMLKQKVLEAEADFGVAFDGDADRAVFIDDTGRELTGSLAGIVYVKNLVKKGDVVVLTPDTSTALKELIEDVGARIVWSRIGHGFIEEKVRDSKAVLGIEQSSHFYFGFLYPFSDGILSALLMARIVSEGVKISDVLKDVKVRPIDKLYIHAENDNVKKKVVREIAQQYPEAQKLEDGVKIYFEDGWVIVRESQTMPEINLVIEAATQKKLEQLKKQYIEYIKKLVKKYASK, encoded by the coding sequence ATGATAGATAGGATTTTTAGAGCCTACGACATAAGAGGAGTATACGGGAAAGAGTTAACTGGTGAAATTGCCAGGAAAATAGGGTATGCTGCAGGCTTGCTAATCAAAGAAAAAGATGTGATAATGGGTAGAGATGCTCGAGATTCTTCCCCGCTTCTTGCCCAAGCTTTTGCTGACGGCATCACCAAGGCTGGAAAAAACCTTATAGATGCAGGCATGAATCCCAATCCACTAGTTTACTTTCTATGCTGGTATAAGCACAAACCAGGAGTATACATAACGGCAAGCGTAGATGGTTCAGAATATACATTGATAAAGGATATTAGAAAAAATCAGATTTTTTTAGTGAAAGTGGGAGATTTTATCCAAAAATATATCAATAAAAAAAGAAGTTTGAAGAATTTCGCTGTTCTATCTTTTAATCCGGAAAATGGAAAAGTATCATTCAAATCTATAAAAAACGTCTTTATTCATGAAATAAATGAACCACTTTATGAGCTAAAACTCAAACACGGTAAATCCGTAAAAGTCACGGCATCACATAGCGTTTATGTTTTTAGAAATAATAAGCTTGTATGCGTCCCGACTAGTGATCTAAAAGTAGGAGATTTGGTTGCTACAGCGGACATTATCCCGAACGTTGTTAAAGTGCCTAGGATTAGCTTAGCTAAGGAGTTATGGCCTTATAGAAATGAGCTGAGAACGATAATTCTAAGCGGGCCAGATATAATAAAGATAAGAATGAAAAGACTTTTATCAAAAAGAAAAAATCGTATAATGTTAAGCGAAAAGGGGCGTCGGCTTTTAATAAAAATAAGAAAGGAGAAGGGCTTATCCAGAAGTAAAGCGGCTAAATTAATTGGAATATCTCCTGTAACTATTCAGCGTATAGAACTTGGAAGAACAAGAAAGTTCGTAAGAGAAGATTACATAAGAAAATATGTGCAAGGATTAGGATTAGATGCAGACGAGTTTCTGAAAAAATTCTCCTTGAAAGAAAAAAGACTTAAAAGTAGATGGATTGATGGACGTACGCTCAGCACTATAAAATTAAAAAACTTAACAAAGGAGGAAATTAAAGAAATTAAAGATTGTAAACTGCATGGTAAGGGGTATCCCCAAAATTCAATTCCAAATATAATAGGGTTAACACCTGAGTTAATGAGGCTAATCGGGTATTACATAGCGGAGGGAAATCTGGAATGCAAAGATAAGGTATGCTTTACACTAGGTCGTGGAGGTCATGAAAAGTTTATAGCAGATGATATAATCTTTTGTTCAGAAAAATGTTTCAATATTAAGCCAAAGATATATGAGATAAAGGGAAACAGAATTAAGATTGTGATAGATAATGTCATAGTCTTCGGATTTTTCTCAAAAATATTAAAATTTGAAAATAAAAATAGCAGCACAAAAAGATTACCAGAATTTGTATACACGCTACCTCCGGAGCTGAAAATAAATCTTCTCAAAGGTATTTTCCTAGGAGATGGCACCATATTTCGCGGCAGTAGTCACGGCATAAAATTTAGTACTACAAGCAAAGAACTAGCAGTTGGCATAAGTTATCTACTAATGCAATTAGGCGTTCTTCATAGTTTTGGTAGGGAATTAAACAAGAGGAAAAATAGAAGACCTATTTACAATATCAGCATTTTAAGGAAAGAAGAATTAAAGAAAATCGAGGATGTCTGGAAAGATCACTGGAATTCAAAGAGTCTATCTCTAATCTACAAAATACGTAAAAAAGGATACTTAAAAATTGGCGATCTGATCCTACTTCCAATAAAAGAAATTAAAAAGGTTGAACCATCTTCAAACTATGTCTACGACTTCTCTGTAGAAGGAGAAACATTCATAGCGGGAATTGGTGGAGTATGCTGCCATAACAGTCATAATCCTCCACAGTACAACGGCTTTAAGTTTATCCGCTCGGATGGAACCAGTTTCATAGAGGAATATAAAAAACTAAAAAAGTATGTGAAGGAGGAGTTTACCTGCTCTGGCGAATTTGGGATTGTAACCCATGAGAACCCTCTTCCGCTTTATAAAGAGAAAATAAGCGAGGTATTAGATATTAAAGGTGAAGTTAAGCTGGTCGCGGAAACTTATGGGGGCGTGGTAAATGTTGCGCTGCCCGAGGTATTCAAAATAGCTGATATAAAATATGAGGTTTTGCACTCGCAGATAAGAGGAGATTTCTACGGTTTAAGGCCTGAGCCGAAGGGGGAAAATCTTATAATGTTAAAACAAAAGGTGTTAGAGGCGGAAGCTGATTTTGGTGTGGCTTTTGATGGAGACGCGGATAGAGCGGTATTTATCGATGATACCGGGAGGGAGCTAACTGGCAGCTTAGCTGGGATAGTTTATGTTAAAAATCTGGTTAAAAAGGGGGACGTTGTAGTGTTAACACCCGATACTTCTACAGCTTTAAAAGAGTTGATCGAAGATGTTGGCGCAAGAATAGTATGGTCTAGAATAGGGCATGGCTTTATAGAGGAAAAAGTTAGAGATAGTAAAGCTGTGCTAGGCATAGAGCAAAGCTCACATTTCTATTTCGGTTTTCTCTACCCGTTTTCCGATGGAATACTATCAGCGCTGCTTATGGCTAGAATAGTATCTGAAGGAGTTAAAATATCTGATGTTTTAAAAGATGTAAAAGTTAGGCCTATAGATAAGCTGTATATTCACGCGGAAAACGATAACGTCAAAAAGAAAGTCGTTAGAGAAATAGCACAGCAATATCCTGAAGCTCAAAAGCTTGAAGATGGGGTAAAGATCTACTTTGAAGATGGATGGGTGATAGTGAGGGAAAGCCAGACAATGCCGGAAATAAACCTTGTAATAGAAGCAGCAACTCAGAAAAAACTTGAGCAGCTTAAAAAACAATACATAGAATATATTAAGAAACTAGTTAAAAAATACGCGAGCAAATAA
- a CDS encoding ACT domain-containing protein encodes MQPVNLWKIINRKFGRAEKKLRVVRAFIRYGLKIKKENSRLGIYLDKIRIPSSSLAEALNVDRRVVVETVKNIYEDSFLREFFEKLEPAGASFRGVSRLLGYRCLVIETYEDRPGILASVSSALAKRNVNILQVIADDPNIIENPKLYVIVSGEVPSNVVSEILKNDVIKNITIS; translated from the coding sequence ATGCAGCCGGTTAACTTGTGGAAGATAATCAATAGAAAATTTGGTCGTGCAGAGAAAAAGCTTAGAGTTGTCAGGGCTTTTATAAGATATGGCTTAAAAATTAAAAAGGAAAATAGTAGGCTTGGCATATACTTGGATAAGATAAGGATACCCTCTTCTTCTCTAGCCGAGGCTTTGAATGTTGATAGGAGGGTAGTTGTGGAGACTGTAAAAAACATATATGAGGATAGCTTTCTTCGGGAGTTTTTTGAAAAGCTTGAGCCTGCTGGTGCTAGCTTTAGAGGGGTTTCCCGACTATTGGGTTATAGATGTTTAGTAATAGAAACCTATGAAGATAGACCTGGTATACTGGCAAGCGTATCTTCTGCACTCGCTAAACGTAACGTAAACATTTTACAGGTTATAGCGGATGACCCGAATATAATAGAAAATCCCAAGCTATATGTTATCGTTTCTGGCGAGGTGCCAAGTAACGTGGTAAGCGAGATACTTAAAAACGACGTAATCAAAAACATTACAATATCGTGA
- the cyaB gene encoding class IV adenylate cyclase: protein MYEYEIKIKVENLEKIRNKLQEMNASFLGVIEELDIYFQHPCRDFRRTDEALRVRIYNDKLELTYKGPKISDEIKAREEINIELRHEDLQKIVELLEKLGFKKFLKVKKRREVYTIGGFEVNLDSVEDLGDFIEVELKSACKDEKEASNMLTNFVEKLELEPKSILKSYLELLIERLRN from the coding sequence TTGTACGAGTATGAAATCAAGATAAAAGTCGAGAATCTGGAAAAGATTAGGAATAAACTGCAAGAAATGAATGCCAGCTTCCTTGGCGTAATTGAAGAATTGGATATTTATTTTCAGCATCCATGTAGAGATTTTAGGCGAACGGACGAGGCGCTTAGGGTTAGGATTTACAATGATAAGCTAGAGTTAACTTATAAAGGTCCGAAAATAAGCGATGAAATAAAGGCGAGAGAAGAAATAAATATTGAGCTTAGGCACGAAGATTTGCAGAAAATAGTTGAGTTACTGGAAAAACTCGGCTTTAAGAAATTTTTGAAAGTAAAGAAGAGAAGAGAGGTATATACGATTGGAGGTTTTGAGGTAAACCTCGATTCTGTAGAGGACCTAGGCGATTTTATAGAAGTCGAGTTGAAAAGCGCTTGTAAAGACGAGAAAGAGGCTTCCAATATGCTTACAAATTTTGTGGAAAAGCTGGAATTGGAGCCTAAGTCGATACTAAAATCCTACCTAGAACTTCTGATTGAAAGACTGCGGAATTAG
- a CDS encoding MFS transporter, whose protein sequence is MAQIESKSDRAWRLSAHDPRGDTHDNLKYSWYLALWDIMNIKITKHSILLLVISFVNSVTLGLLWPFITINIYMLGGSLVSIVFVQNFPYTAFVFSRLWGVISDFYGKRKLFIIVGQSLSVIPLFFASFTKELTPLISLIILANFFSSIASPSFLAALGEAGGGTMYAYSQLAGNIGWTLGALIIGPLHSTYGQSGVYLAAITALLVSICIFSIFYRETKKRNMEESMRERLKKVLSFKLRARKQFKYFLLSVFLAWLAAFWSTELLKVKLFQLLGESVENYSIVFGFGVGSLSVISSYITTKLIIKYGGDKLILLSLLMYSILNPLLGIIHDPTLFIALFILPIWPMFWAGQTAVAHELSDKGYEAENMGMFVVVTNIAALPGILGGVLADLINVNLAITFSGFFFTLSLFTYYKAVYSSRFKG, encoded by the coding sequence ATGGCCCAGATCGAAAGTAAAAGTGATCGGGCTTGGAGATTATCCGCCCACGATCCTAGAGGCGATACTCACGACAATTTAAAATATTCATGGTATCTAGCTTTATGGGATATCATGAATATAAAAATTACAAAGCACAGCATACTACTACTAGTTATATCTTTTGTCAATTCAGTCACATTAGGCTTATTATGGCCTTTTATAACGATCAATATTTACATGCTTGGCGGCTCGCTGGTTTCTATAGTTTTTGTGCAAAATTTCCCATATACTGCGTTCGTATTTTCAAGATTATGGGGTGTCATATCAGATTTCTATGGTAAAAGAAAATTGTTTATAATTGTAGGCCAGTCATTGTCAGTAATCCCTCTTTTCTTTGCCAGCTTTACAAAGGAACTTACACCGCTTATATCTTTAATAATATTAGCTAACTTCTTCAGCTCGATAGCCTCTCCATCTTTCCTAGCCGCGCTGGGGGAAGCTGGTGGAGGAACGATGTATGCATATTCGCAGCTAGCTGGTAACATCGGATGGACGCTTGGTGCTTTAATAATAGGACCTTTACACTCAACGTACGGTCAGAGCGGAGTTTATCTAGCGGCGATAACGGCGCTACTAGTATCCATATGCATCTTCTCCATATTTTATAGGGAGACAAAAAAGAGGAATATGGAAGAATCCATGAGAGAGAGGTTAAAAAAAGTGCTTAGCTTCAAGCTCAGAGCCAGGAAACAGTTCAAGTATTTCCTACTATCTGTTTTTCTAGCTTGGTTAGCTGCATTTTGGAGCACCGAGCTTTTAAAGGTTAAGTTATTCCAGCTTTTAGGAGAATCTGTTGAAAATTATAGTATTGTGTTCGGTTTTGGTGTAGGATCTTTGTCTGTTATTTCATCGTATATTACCACGAAATTGATAATAAAATATGGAGGTGATAAATTAATTCTACTCAGCCTTCTAATGTATTCAATTTTGAATCCTCTGCTTGGAATTATACACGATCCTACGTTATTTATAGCTTTATTTATTCTACCTATCTGGCCTATGTTCTGGGCTGGACAAACCGCCGTAGCCCACGAACTTTCAGACAAAGGTTATGAAGCAGAGAACATGGGCATGTTCGTAGTTGTTACGAATATAGCCGCTTTGCCCGGGATTTTGGGAGGGGTTCTAGCGGATTTAATAAATGTAAACTTGGCGATTACCTTTTCAGGTTTCTTTTTCACATTATCGCTTTTCACATATTATAAAGCCGTTTATTCAAGCAGGTTTAAGGGGTGA
- a CDS encoding HIT domain-containing protein: protein MNTCTFCQIVKKMKEAYIVYEDDEVIAFLDKYPLFKGHTLVVPKEHYENIFEAPDEVLCKLIKIAKKIAKAQIKTLNADGVRILQNNGRAAKQIIFHVHFHVIPFYYGLEIKYPRLEINKDDAVEVVNLLREALENG from the coding sequence ATGAACACTTGCACGTTCTGTCAGATAGTTAAGAAAATGAAAGAAGCCTATATCGTTTACGAAGATGATGAAGTCATCGCGTTTCTGGATAAGTATCCGCTCTTTAAAGGCCATACGCTCGTTGTTCCTAAAGAACACTACGAAAACATATTTGAAGCTCCGGACGAGGTTCTTTGTAAATTGATTAAAATAGCGAAGAAAATAGCTAAAGCGCAGATTAAAACGTTAAATGCTGACGGCGTGAGAATACTCCAAAACAATGGTAGAGCTGCGAAACAGATAATTTTTCACGTGCATTTTCACGTAATTCCATTCTATTATGGTTTGGAAATTAAGTATCCTAGGCTTGAAATTAATAAGGATGACGCAGTGGAAGTAGTCAACTTGCTAAGGGAGGCTTTAGAAAATGGTTAA
- a CDS encoding magnesium-dependent phosphatase-1 gives MVKIVIFDLDLTLWNHPDASALTPPFEKLDESTLVDSKGEELKLHKCARMILGFLKKKGYKLAIASWNEYDIVIQVLRMLDLVKYFDFIVIKPHFRKEEMVEEILEFFKNNNIESVYFIDDNPELINRVKKKFPWVKTIVFGFEVSTLCDLTPHFI, from the coding sequence ATGGTTAAAATCGTCATATTCGATTTAGATTTAACTTTATGGAATCATCCAGACGCTTCCGCTTTAACGCCGCCCTTCGAGAAATTGGATGAAAGCACTCTCGTTGACTCGAAGGGTGAAGAATTAAAATTGCATAAATGCGCGAGAATGATTTTAGGATTTTTAAAGAAGAAGGGGTATAAGCTGGCTATTGCGAGCTGGAACGAGTATGATATAGTTATTCAAGTTCTACGAATGTTAGATCTAGTTAAGTACTTTGATTTTATAGTGATAAAACCTCATTTTAGAAAGGAAGAGATGGTAGAGGAGATACTTGAGTTTTTCAAAAACAATAATATTGAAAGTGTCTATTTTATCGATGATAACCCAGAGCTTATCAATAGGGTAAAGAAGAAATTCCCATGGGTAAAAACTATAGTATTCGGCTTTGAAGTATCTACGCTATGCGATTTAACGCCGCATTTCATCTAA
- a CDS encoding metal-dependent transcriptional regulator, translated as MELTRRNFEYLAAVYEEEVDGITRLYKIAERLNVKPPSARKALKDLEFAGYVERLPGRGYRLTNEGKVVYLKFLWKHRILETFFCRILGFSPDEACRSVACFDAYVPESVIAKMCEMLEHPVNCPHGFNIPHFPHRGDDVE; from the coding sequence ATGGAACTTACTAGAAGAAATTTTGAGTATTTAGCTGCAGTGTATGAGGAAGAAGTTGACGGTATAACTAGGTTATACAAGATAGCGGAACGCTTAAACGTAAAACCTCCATCAGCTCGCAAAGCTTTGAAAGATTTGGAATTTGCTGGTTACGTCGAAAGACTTCCTGGTAGAGGGTATAGGCTAACCAATGAGGGTAAAGTAGTTTACTTGAAATTTTTATGGAAGCATAGAATATTAGAGACTTTCTTTTGTAGGATTTTAGGTTTTTCGCCCGATGAAGCTTGTAGATCTGTAGCTTGTTTTGATGCGTATGTTCCTGAGAGTGTTATTGCGAAAATGTGTGAGATGCTGGAGCATCCTGTTAACTGCCCACATGGTTTTAACATTCCACATTTTCCACATAGAGGTGATGATGTTGAATAG